One Fibrobacter sp. UWB2 DNA window includes the following coding sequences:
- the hisF gene encoding imidazole glycerol phosphate synthase subunit HisF yields the protein MLTKRLIVCLDVRNRKVTKGVKFKGNIDIGDPVEMGARYSDEGVDELVFYDITASAENRPCDMEMIRQIAKRVFIPFAVGGGIRNLDDMHEALLAGAEKVSVNSLAVLHPEIIAEGAKAFGRQCIVLGMDAKFVGVSDKIPSGYEVFIRGGRQAMGIDALQWAKRAEELGVGEICLNSIDTDGVKNGYELTITDMIAKAVQVPVIASGGAGTPAHIVDLFRKTSADAALVASMVHFGDYTVPGIKGEMLAAGIPVRKKMNGEV from the coding sequence ATGCTCACGAAACGTTTAATTGTCTGCTTGGATGTCCGTAACCGCAAGGTCACGAAGGGTGTGAAGTTTAAAGGTAATATCGACATTGGCGATCCCGTAGAAATGGGCGCACGTTACAGTGATGAAGGTGTCGATGAACTTGTTTTTTACGATATCACGGCAAGTGCCGAGAACCGTCCGTGTGACATGGAAATGATCCGTCAGATTGCAAAGCGCGTGTTTATCCCGTTTGCAGTGGGTGGCGGTATCCGCAACTTGGACGACATGCACGAAGCGCTCCTCGCAGGGGCCGAAAAGGTGAGCGTGAACAGCCTTGCTGTGTTGCATCCGGAAATCATTGCCGAAGGCGCGAAGGCGTTTGGACGCCAGTGCATCGTGCTTGGTATGGATGCTAAGTTCGTGGGCGTTTCGGACAAAATTCCGAGCGGTTACGAAGTGTTTATCCGCGGTGGTCGCCAGGCGATGGGCATCGACGCTTTGCAGTGGGCAAAGCGCGCCGAGGAACTCGGCGTTGGCGAAATCTGCTTGAACTCCATTGACACTGATGGCGTTAAGAACGGTTACGAACTCACGATTACCGACATGATTGCAAAGGCTGTGCAAGTGCCTGTGATTGCAAGTGGCGGTGCTGGAACTCCGGCGCACATCGTAGACTTGTTCCGCAAGACGAGTGCCGATGCGGCACTGGTCGCGTCGATGGTGCATTTTGGCGATTATACGGTCCCTGGAATCAAGGGCGAAATGCTTGCTGCCGGCATCCCGGTGCGCAAGAAGATGAACGGCGAGGTGTAG
- the trxA gene encoding thioredoxin translates to MAALNLTAESFDKVISSGQLVLVDFWATWCRPCMMMGPVVEELSNEFDGRAIVAKINVDDEGVSDICARFGITNIPNMKLFKNGVEVGNVVGAVPKNTLKNAIEKNL, encoded by the coding sequence ATGGCAGCTTTGAATCTTACTGCAGAATCTTTTGACAAGGTTATTTCTTCGGGTCAGCTTGTGCTCGTTGATTTTTGGGCAACCTGGTGCCGTCCGTGCATGATGATGGGCCCGGTGGTCGAAGAACTTTCCAACGAATTCGACGGTCGCGCAATCGTTGCAAAGATCAACGTCGATGACGAAGGTGTTTCGGACATTTGCGCTCGTTTTGGCATCACGAATATCCCGAACATGAAGTTGTTCAAAAATGGTGTCGAAGTGGGTAACGTTGTCGGTGCCGTGCCGAAGAACACGCTCAAGAACGCCATCGAAAAGAATCTCTAA
- a CDS encoding RNA methyltransferase yields MEFFDYFEEVYGERWPTLLESLKGEGCATKLQFDDALEPYFLDEASVFAAKALAVEPGMDVLDMCAAPGGKSLVIASMLKGEGSLQCNDRSPDRRLRLQHVLENSLPESWRSIINVTGYDGVKFGMHKKECYDRILLDAPCSSDRHVLNSPSHLEVWSVKRVKRLSVEQGSLLASAVDALRPGGELIYGTCALSPLENDAVVAKILKKRKMMEFVRIEDLPEGADRTELGVHILPDKAHGCGPIYCAKMRKMV; encoded by the coding sequence ATGGAATTTTTCGACTACTTTGAAGAGGTTTATGGTGAGCGTTGGCCCACGTTGCTGGAATCGCTGAAAGGCGAAGGCTGTGCAACGAAGCTACAGTTTGACGATGCCTTGGAACCGTACTTTTTGGACGAAGCTTCGGTGTTTGCGGCTAAGGCTCTTGCGGTAGAACCGGGAATGGATGTGCTTGACATGTGCGCAGCTCCGGGAGGCAAGTCCCTTGTGATTGCATCGATGCTCAAGGGCGAAGGCTCGCTCCAGTGCAATGACCGTTCGCCGGACAGGCGTCTCCGCTTGCAGCATGTGCTCGAAAATTCCTTGCCGGAGTCCTGGCGCTCGATTATCAACGTCACGGGCTACGATGGCGTGAAGTTCGGCATGCACAAGAAGGAATGCTACGACCGCATCTTGCTTGATGCGCCGTGCTCTTCGGATCGGCATGTGCTGAATTCGCCTTCGCATCTAGAAGTTTGGTCGGTGAAGCGCGTGAAGCGCTTGTCGGTGGAACAGGGCTCGCTCCTTGCTTCGGCGGTGGATGCGCTTAGACCGGGTGGCGAACTGATTTACGGGACTTGTGCGCTTTCGCCTCTTGAAAACGACGCCGTGGTCGCTAAAATCTTGAAGAAACGCAAGATGATGGAATTTGTTCGAATTGAGGACTTGCCGGAGGGTGCGGACCGCACGGAACTTGGCGTTCACATTTTGCCGGACAAGGCTCATGGCTGTGGCCCCATCTATTGTGCTAAGATGAGGAAAATGGTGTAA
- a CDS encoding TIGR02147 family protein: protein MNVYAYYNYRKYLQDYYEYRKSVQRYFSYRSFAKKAGYSSSGLYLDLIRGRKSLTQQMIPKFIEALGLNEREGRYFTLMVDFTHATTASSKQQIFDQMSALLPRTIKNLTKNQQEYYSKWYYVVAREALAVLKINDKNIQELALFLNPKISLPQAKQTIQLLLSLGLIELGEDGFYHSVNKAITNGSEIAPLFVHQFQKQMIDLGKDALDHYSTERRNVSCMTMSVSAQGLERIISKIDLFRKEIVDIVRSDEGESMVCELNIQFFPLSKEKMNLPPETEVEEDEHEVC, encoded by the coding sequence ATGAACGTTTATGCCTACTACAATTATCGAAAGTACCTCCAGGACTACTACGAGTACCGTAAGTCCGTGCAGAGGTATTTCTCGTACCGGTCTTTTGCAAAGAAGGCTGGGTATTCCTCGTCCGGTCTTTACTTGGATTTAATTCGCGGCCGCAAGTCGCTCACCCAACAGATGATCCCGAAGTTTATAGAAGCTCTCGGGCTCAACGAAAGGGAAGGCCGCTACTTCACCTTGATGGTGGACTTCACGCATGCAACGACGGCGTCTTCGAAGCAGCAGATCTTCGACCAGATGTCCGCGCTCTTGCCGCGTACTATCAAGAACTTGACCAAGAACCAGCAGGAATACTACAGCAAGTGGTATTACGTCGTGGCGCGCGAAGCTCTTGCCGTCTTGAAGATTAACGACAAGAACATTCAGGAACTCGCGCTCTTCTTGAATCCGAAAATTTCACTCCCGCAGGCAAAGCAGACTATCCAGCTCCTTCTCAGTTTGGGACTTATAGAGCTCGGCGAAGATGGATTCTACCATTCCGTAAACAAGGCAATTACGAATGGCAGTGAAATCGCCCCGCTTTTCGTTCATCAGTTCCAAAAGCAGATGATTGATTTGGGTAAAGATGCGCTAGATCACTACAGTACGGAACGCAGAAATGTATCTTGTATGACGATGAGTGTGTCGGCGCAGGGCTTGGAACGTATCATTAGCAAAATTGACTTGTTCCGCAAGGAAATCGTGGATATTGTTCGTTCGGACGAAGGCGAATCCATGGTTTGCGAATTGAACATCCAATTCTTCCCGCTGAGTAAGGAAAAGATGAATCTTCCACCAGAGACGGAAGTCGAGGAGGATGAACATGAAGTTTGCTAA